ACGCCGCCCTCGGCCGCACCCGGATCGCCTGGGGGTACCGGATGCAGGCTCGCTCGCACGCGCCGCAGCCCACGCAGCCCTCGGCCTTCACTTCGGGCCGCTCCCACAGCCCCAGGGTCATGGCCCTGCCCGGAAACGGGCAGGCCCGGTAGCAGGCGCCGCAGGTCCAGCTGTTGTAGGAGTAGCACAGGCCCTTGTCGAGTACGGCCTTACCCATGGCCACCTTTTGTTGGATCTCCTCGGGGTCCTTGCGCACGGGCTGGAGCGCCCCGCTGGGGCACGCCTCGGTGCACCGCAGGTACTGGCCTTTGACCCGGTTGCACAACATGCAGGCCTGGCGGCGGGGCTGGATCGCAGGGGTTCCCTCCATGCCGCCGCCGGCCGAAACGCCCAGGGCCACGATGGCCCGGTTGGGGCAGGCGTCCGCGCACCGCTGACACCGGATGCACCGGGCCAGGAACTCCGCCTCGAGCAGCGCCCCGGGGGGCCTCACCCAGGCGGCCCGGGCCGCCCGGGGCGAGCCGGGCCGCAGGGACAACCAGGTTACGCCCACGCCCGGCACCAGCACCGACAGGGCGTTCTTGAGGAACTGCCTGCGCTCCATCCGAGACCGCTTTCCGGGCTCACACCCTCTCGATGCGGGCCGCGAGCTTCTTGTAGTCCACCTGGCCGCTCACCGGGTCCCACGCCCGGTGACTCACGGCGTTCACCAGCCACCGGTTTTTCCGGGGATCGGCGCTGTCGGCCACGGAAAGGTTCCACGGGCTGAACACGAGCCCCGGCGGCACCTCGGTTCGGGCCGGCCGCACCAGGCTCTCCACCCCCACCGACACCCGGGCCTCGTAGGAGCCCCGACGGGTCACCACCCGCACCCGGTCGCCGTCCTCCAGCCCGAACCGCTCGGCGTCCTCGGGGCTGAGCTCCACGTACTGCTCGGGCACCAGCTTCAGGGTCGTCGGCCCCCGGATCGTCTTCGCCGTGTGGAAGTGCTCGTACACGATGCCGAGCGAGAGCCAGAAGGGGTACAGGTCCTTCTTCTTGTGGTCCTCCAGGGCCAGGGTCCGGTCGTGATACGCGTCCAGATCGGGCAGTTCCGGGGTGAGGCCCGCGTCCCGAGCCTGGACCAGCAGGTTCTTGATCCCCTTCTTCTTGGCCTCGGCCAGGTTGTCGATCAGGAACGGTCCGGCGCCGGGCAGGTCCCGATAGCCGTAGCGCATGAGCTGCCCGGTGATCTCCTTGAGACGGGAGTAGTCCTGCTCGCACAGCTTCATCCGGGCCTTGCCGTCCTTGTGGCGGAAGGCGCCGTAAGGCTTGCCGGCCCAGCCCTCCTGGCCCAGGTACCGGCGGGGTACCCCGCCCTTGCGGGCCAGCTCCACGGTGGGTGCCGGCCACTGCACGCCCCGGAGCCTCCGGAGCTGATCGTAGAGGCTGACCCCGTCCTGCCGCTCTACCTCGAGCATGCCGCTGACATCGGCGTCGGAGCCCTTGCTCGCGGCCACGATGTCCCGGAACACGTCCTCGGGATCGTAGGCCATGAGCCCGTTGCCCAAGGGGATCTTCTTCTCGTAGGGGAAGATCCGGTCCGCGTCGAGACCCAGCTTCCGGGCCAGGGCCTTGCCCTTGTCGATGGCCATGTCCATGTCGGGCCGGCAGTTGGGCGGCGGGTTGGACGTGCCGTCGCAGACGTAGATGCGCCGCTCCGACTGGATGTAGGTGCCACCGGCCCACTCGCCCCAGGTGGCGGCCGGGAACACCACGTCGGCGTAAAGCAGGTTGGGTGCGTGGCGGTAGATGTCCTGGACCACGCAGAACATCTTGGTCATGGCGGGCCGAACCAGGGTCTCCACGTCGGGAAGGTGGACGTGGGTGGTGTACATCCAGAACATGGCCAGCAGATCACCCTTCAGCGCCCGCTCCATCATGCCGATGACCATGCCCGGGTTCTGGAGAAGCGCGGTCTGGGCCAGCCGCTCCCGGGGCACGCGCCAGGCGTCGGCGATGTGGTTTCGCCACTGCTCGTTCTTCAGCGGCTGGTTGAACGGCAGCCGCCCGGTGAGCCCGCCCATGAGCCGCTCGCTCATGGCGTTGGGCTGGCCGGTCTGGGAGTGGGTGCCGCATCCGGGCCGGCCGACGTTGCCCGTGAGCAGGTGCAGGTTGATGATGCTGATCGTGTTGTGCTGGCCGTGGAGCATCTGGTTGTACCCGATGCCCCAGAACGAGAGCACCCCGCCCCGGCCCCGCTGCCGGCCCTTGACGGTGGCCGCGGCCCACTCCTTGGCCACCTGCTCGATGAACCCCACGGTGACCCGGCCGTTCTCGAACACCCGCTGCCGCTCCACCACCTGCTGGGGCGAGTAGCGCTCCTTCACGCCCGTGACGTACTCGCGCCAGCCGTTCACGTTCTCGTCGAGCCACTTCTCGGGCATGAGGGCCTGGGGGTAGCGGGTGAGCAGCACGTGGGCGATGGCGTTCTGGTAGCTGATGTCGCCGTTGAGGGTCTGGAGGTGGTAGCTGTTCCTGGGGTCGATGGACTCCAGCCCGATCACCGTTCCGGTCTTCCTCGGATCGGCCACCAGCGTGGGGATGCCCGTGCGCTTCTTGTAGTCGGCCACCCGCCAGAACAGGATCGGGTGGGCCTCCCGGGCGTTGTGGCCCCAGAAGCAGATGAAGTCCGCGTGCTCGATGTCTTCGTAGCTCGTGGGCGGGGCGTCCGAGCCGTAGGAGTGGAAGTACCCGGTCACGGCCGAGGTCATGCACATGCGGGCGTTGGCCTCGATGGAGTTGGACCCGATCACCCCCTTCATCAGGACGTTCTCGATCCACTGGGCCTCCATGGTGAGCTGGCCCGAGCCGTTGAGGCCCACGGCATTTCCGCCCTTGGCCTTGACGATCTCGGCGATCTTCTCGGCCACCAGCTCCTCGGCCTCCTCGTAGGGCATCTCCGTGAACACGCTGTCGTCGAACCGGCCCTTGGTGCTGGACACGTGATCCCGCAGGGGATCGGTCATGTCCTTTCGCACCAGCACCTTGGTGAGCCGGTCCCGGTAGATGGGCTCGTGGGCGTTCAGGCCCTTGATGCACTGGATCCCCCGGTTGGTCGGGTGCTTCTTGTCGGGCACCATGCCCACCACCTTGCCGTCCTGGACCTTGATCAGGGTGCCGCAGCCCACCCCGCAGTAGGGGCAGGCCGACTGGAGCAGCCTCACCCCGGCCGGGGGCTTCGCAGGGGCTGCGTGGGCCGCCTCGATCAGCTCCAACGGGGCCAGCTTGGACGCGGCGCACACGACGCCGGCTCCGGCGGCCATCTTGAGGAACTCCCTTCGGTCGAAGTGCACGGGTCCGCGACGGCGTTGCATGGGTCTTCTCCTTACGAGGCTGGAAGGCTGGAACGCTGGAACGCTCGAAGGCCGTTCATTCGTTCGATCTCCGGGTTCCCCCGCTCACCGGGCCGGGGCCGCGGCCAGCACGCTGCGCTCGGCCGGAAGGGTCATGGGCGAGGGTGCCGCCCGGGACCAGTGGCGGATGTAGGCCACGAGGTCGTCGATCTCGTCCATGGTCAGGTCCACCAGGCCGTTGAACCCGCGGCCGAAGGGGCGCATGGCCGTGCCTGCGCGGCCCTTCACGATGGTGGCCTGGAGGAACCCGTCCGTGGCCGCGGCCAGGAAGCCTTCGTTGTTGAGCGCGGGCGCCCACGAGGAGAGCTTGGGCTCGTCGATCTCGGCCTTTCCGTTGATCCCGTGGCAGCCCGCGCAGTTGGCCTCGTAGAGCCTTTGGCCCCGGGCCAGGTCCCAGGGGATCACGAACCGGTGGGGGGTGTCCCCCGGGGGCCGGGCGTGCTCCAGGGAGCGCAGGTAGGCCACGATGTCGTTGATCTGGTCGCTGGTGAGATCCAGGATGGACTGGGGCCCCTTCTTGACCGGCCGCATCTCGGTGCCGTCGCGGCCCATGGCCATGGTGGCCATGAGAAACCCGTCGGACGCGCTCCGGAGGAACGAGAGGTTGGCCAGGGCCGGGCCGCTCGCCCCCTCCCCGGCCTCGCCGTGGCACTGGGAGCACGACTGCCGGTACCAGATCTCCCCCAGCTGGGGCACGCCGTGGGGGGAGTGCTTCACCGAGACCCGCGGCCGGTCCTGGAACGTGCGCAGGTAGGCCACGATGTCACGCATCTGCCGGTCCGTGAGCTCGCCGATCCCCTGCTCGGCCCGGGCGAACCCCAGCATCTGGGTACCCACCTTGCCGTTGCGGATCCACTCGAGAATCATGCCGTCTGTGGCCGAGGCCAGGAACACCGGGTTGTTGAGCTGGGGGCCCACCCCCCCCTCGGCCGCCTCGCCGTGGCACTTGCTGCAGTTGTCCCGGTAGAGGGCCCGGCCCACCCATGGGTCGCCACGCCCGGCCCCCGCGGGCACGCTTCGGCTGGGCTCGGTCTGCCACGAGCGGATGAAGCGGATGATCGACGCCACGTCCTCGCTCGACAGATGGCGCCAGGCGGGCATGCCGGTACCGGGCCGGCCGGACACGATGGTGGTGTACAGGTAGTCGTTCCCCACCAGGGCAAGGAACTCCTGGGTGGCCAGGGACACCGCCAGATCCCCCATGCCGTCGAGGCCGTGGCAGGTGCGGCAGTTGGTCCGGTACAGGATCCGGCCGATGCGCTCGGAGGCCCGGGGGTCACCGGCCTCCAGGAGCGAGAGCACCGCAGCCCGGTCGCTGCGCCTCGGCTGCCAGGTGCGCAGGAACGCCAGCAGGTCCGAGACCTCCTGCTCGGTGAGCCGCCGCCAGCCCGGCATGGCCGTGTTCTCCCGGCCGTCCAGGATGGTGGCGGCCAGGAACGCGTCCGAGGCCGCGGCCAGGAACCCCGGGGAGTTGAGGGATGCGCCGATCCCCCCCTCGCCCCGGCGGCCGTGGCATGCCGCGCAGTTGCGACGGAACAGGATCCGCCCGGACCGGGGGTCCCCCTTGGCCGCTGCGATGCGGGCCCGGTCGGGTCCGGGGATCTGCCACGAGCGGATGTAGGCCACCACCCGGTCCACCTCCTCGGGCAGCAGCCCCCCGCCCTCCGCATCGCCCCAGGCGAGCATGGTGGTGCCGGGCCGGCCGTTTTTCACGATGGTGGCCAGGTAGTGGTCGCTGGCCACGGCCAGGGTGTCCGGGTTGTTCAGCGAAGGCACCATCAGGTCCAGCGGGCGGTCCGCGGCCTGGGCCAGGAGGGGGTCCCGCACGGTGCTGCCCTGCCCGTCCCGGCCGTGGCAGGCCGAGCAGAACATGCGGTACAGCCGCTTGCCGTCCAGGGGTTCGCCGTCTCCCCGGGGCGGCGGCGGGGTGTACGAGGCCGGGGCAGCCTTCTCCCGCAGGCTCAGCATGTAGTTGGTGAGGTCCTCGGCCTGGCGGTCGGTGAGGCCCAGGTCGGGCATCAGGGTGTTGGGGCTCACGGCGGCCGGCCGCTTGAAGTGCTCGAACAGCCATTGGCGGACCGTGCGCTCCCCCTGGACGTGCGAGAAGTCGAACCCCTCGGGCCCCTTGTCGCCCACATGGGTGATGTCGGGCCCCAGCGACCCGCCTCGGTTCCGGTACTTGTGGCAGCCCAGGCAGCCGTACTCCACCACCAGACGCTTTCCGCGGGCGACCGAGGCGCTTCCGGGGAGGGCCGCGTCCAGCTCATCGGTCGTGATCGGCCGGGGCGGCACGCCCGCCACGTACTGGATCGCCTCGACGCCGTAGAGGTCGTTCTCGTGGTGGCACCGGCCGCAGTTGGTGTACACGAGCTCGCCCGTGCGCAGGGGCTCGGGCCAGTACCGGGTCTGACCGTGGGCGTCGGCCTTCTCCAGGGCGCGGCCCTGGCCGTCGTGGCACACCGTGCAGCCGAACCGTCCGAGGGGGTGGGTCTTCAGCCAGTCGCCGCTGTGGGCCCGCAGGGGCGGGTCTGCGTCGGCCAGGCTGGGGTTGTCCACGCCGGCGTGGCAGGTGACGCACCGGTCCAGCCGGCCCAGCTCGGGCAGCACCACCTGCTGCACCTCCACCCGGATCCGCTCGGCCGCGGCCCGGGCTCGGTCGTCCGCGGCCCGGGCCAGCACGGCCTCCTTGTAAGCCCGCTGGTAGCCGCGCCACTCCAGCCCCAGGTTCTCCCGGACCGCGGCCACCGCCATCAGGCCCAGGGCCGCAAGCGAGCTCGCCAGCAGCGCGAGCTTCCACCGGCGCGAGGAGGGGAAGGCACCCTTCGGGGGGGACGTGTCGGCTCGATCGTTGCCCATGATCCACCTAGTGTGTCGGCCACAGCGTGGGCCACCAGTAGAACACCCAGTTGGGCCCCCGGAACCAGACCGCGATGATGGTCAGCACCAGGAAACCGGCCAGGAAGCAGGTGAACAAACCGACGGCGCCCAGCCGGGTTGATCCGGTGCGGTGCGCCACCAGCAGGGACCAGAGCATGTACACGGCCGTGAGCACGGTGCCGGGGTTGAACAGGATCACGGCAATCTGGGGGATGTCGGGGAACCAGTTGCGGAGCCACCCGAACGCGATGGCGAACGTCTCGAGCCCCAGCACCGCGGTCAGGCCGAACGCGGCCGACACCAGGGCGATGCGCTTCTCCCGGGCGCTCCCCCCGAACCACCGGCCCGACACGGTCTGCTCCCGGTCGAGGTACGGCACCAGGGCGAGCCCCAGGAGCGCCACCGTGGGGATGCCGATGCCCCCCATGAACGCCGAGTACGACACGAGCTCCTGGAGGCCCAGAAAGTACCAGGGCGCCTTGGCCGGGTTTTCGGGCACCAGGGGGTTGGCCGGCTCTTTCAGGGGCGCATCCTGGAGGAAGGCCCAGGCCAGCAGGAACACCACCGTGACCATGAGGACCGTGGCCTCGGCATAGAACAGGTGGGGCCAGGAGGGGAGGGTGTTCTCCGGGCCGCGGCCCACGGCCGGGCTCTTGCCCCGCACCAGCGCCATGAGCCCGTAGGTCTTCTTGGGCTCCTGGGTGAACACCGGCCGGCAGTCCTCGGGCGGGGGGCCGAGCACGGCATCGGCGTCCGGCGGACGCGACAGCCCCCCGTCCTTCCGGATGCGCCAGAAGTGCACCCCGATGAACACGGCCGTGAGCAGGGGCAGCAGGATGCAGTGGATCATGTTGAACCGGATGAGGGCCTCGTCCCCGAGGACCCGGCCCCCCACCAGGGCGGCCTGCATGTACGCGCCCGGGTCGAAGTACCGGGTGATGCCCAGGGCGTCGGTCACCTCCCGGATCGAGGTGGCGATGTTGGTGCCGATCACCATGGCCCAGTACCCGAGCTGGTCCCACGGGAGCAGGTACCCGGTGTAGGACAGGGCCATGGTCAGCACCCACAGCAGGATCCCCAGGACCCAGTTGAACTGGCGGCCGCCCTTGTACGAGGCCGTGAAGAACACCCGGACCATGTGGAGGATCACCGAGGCCACCATCAGGTGGGCCGCCCACCGGTGCATGTTGCGGATGATCCGGCCCACCGGCACCATGAAGTGGATCTCCTTAATGGAGTCGTAGGCCAGGGCCGTGGTGGGCTTGTAGTAGAACATGAGCAGCACGCCCGTGACCGCGAGGATCACGAAGCTGAAAAACGCGATCAGCCCCAGTCCCAGGGTGAACGAGGGCCTCAGGCTCCACCGGTGGACCCGCGCGGAGTGGATATGGAGGAAGAAGTTTTGGGTCACGGCCTCGGACCGGGCCCGGTCGGTGACGGGCGGGCCGTGGCGCACCAGGCTGCGCTTCAGGGTCTGGGGCAGCGCCTTCAGGTTGGCCACCAACGCGGCCAGTCCGCCCGGGGGGGGCTCGTGGGCTTCGCCGGCGATCGGGTTGGGCTGGCTCATGCCGTCATCCCCTTGTCATGCCTGAAAGTACGTGCCGGCTGACACGGTCCGGCTCTCGTCCACCTGGAGCTGGCCGTCGGGGGCCAGGGAGATCTCGTACCAGGGCAGGGGGCTCGGCGCCGGGCCCTGGAGGACCTTGCCGTCGGGGTCGAACCTCGATCCGTGGCAAGGGCACACGAACCCCGGGGGGGCCTGGTTGACGATGCACCCCAGGTGCGTGCACACGGCCGAGATGGCCACGAACCCCTCGGGCCGGTGGAAGATGAACACGTTGCGGCCCTCGGGCCGGCGGACCTCCCCCACCCGGAAGTCGTTGGCCAGCCCGATCTTGTAGCGCCGGGAGGGTTCGGGAAACGCCCGGGGGAAGGCCAGGCTCAGCATCCCGCCCACCGAGGCCGCCACCGCCGCCAGAAAGCTGCCCAGGGCCGCCAGGCCCAGGAAGTCCCTTCGCTTGACCGGGGGATCCGTCGAGACGCTCATGGCCACACCTCCTGGAACTCCACCCGCTCCATGGTGATCGCCGCGTTGGGGCACCGCTGGGCGCACAGGGCGCACCGGATGCACAGATCCTCGTCCTTGATGATGGCGCTCGCCTGCTCCCACCCCTCGCCGATCACCTCCCGGGCGAGGCGCTGCTGCTCGTCGTCCAGCTCCAGGTCCGCCAACGGCACGAGCTTGAGGCAGCCCATGGGGCACACGTCCGCGCACCCGCCGCACAGCACGCACCGCTCGCTGTCGAAGATCGGGTTCACCCCGCAGTCCAGGCACCGGCTCGCCTCGCGCCGGGCCAGGGCTTCGTCGTAGCCCCGCTCCACGAGGCGGCCCGGAGAGGAGAGCCGTTTTTGCACCTCCTCCAGGGGCACCGGGGTACGGGGGAGGGCCTCGTAGCCCGGTTCGCGCCGGAAGCCGGGCAGATCCCGGTGGCGCTCCAGGAGCCGGGGGGCGATCTCCCGGCCGGAGAGGTAGGCGTACACGGACCGGGCGGCCCTTTTGCCGCTGGCCACCGCCGTGACGATGTTGGCCGCGCCCAGGGCGGCGTCGCCGGCCACGAACACGCCCTCGGCCGTGGTGGCCAGGGTGTCCTCGTCGATCTCCAGCAGGCCCCAGTCGGTGAACCGCACCCCGTGGCGCTCGGGATCCACAAAGTCCAGATCGGTGCGCTGGCCGATGGCCAGGATCACGGTGTCGCAGGGCTCCATCCGCTCGGACCCGGGGATCGGCTCCGGCCAGCGCCGGCCGCTCTCGTCCGGCGGGCCCAGCCGGTTCTCCACCAGGCGCACGCCGCGCACCCGGCCCTGCTCGTCCTTCTCGATGGCCACCGGGGTCACCAGGTACTGGAAGTTGACCCCCTCCTCCCGGGCCTCCTCCAGCTCCTCCTCGGTGACCGGCATCTCGTCCCGGGTGCGGCGGTACAGCACGTTCACCACGCTGTCCACCCCCACCCGCAGGGAGGACCGGGAGCAGTCCAGGGCCGTGAACCCGCCCCCGATCACCACCACCCGCTTCCCCAGGGGCGGGGGGGCGCCGAAGGCCACCTGCCGCAGGAACTCCACCCCGCCGAGCACCCCCTCGGCGTCCTCGCCGGGGATGCCCAGGCTCCGGGAGCGCTTGGCCCCCACGGCGATCACCACCGCGTCGAACTCCCGGAGCAGGTCGTCGAAGCCGACGTCCCGGCCCACCCGGACCCCGCAACGGATCTCCACCCCCAGGTCCTGGATGGCCCGGATCTCGGCGTCGAGCACCTCCCGGGGGAGCCGGAACGCCGGGATGCCAGTGTACATCATGCCGGCCGGCTTGGGCTCCATCTCCAGGACCACCGGCCGGGCGCCCATCAGGGCCAGGTCGTGGGCGCAGGCGAGCCCCGCGGGCCCCGCGCCGATGATCGCCACGCGCCGGCGCTCGGGGGGCGGCAGGGCCCCCTCGGCGCGGGCCCGGAACAGGTGGGCCAGTTCGTCCTGGTCGGCGTCTGGCGTTGCCGGTTCCTGGAAGTTCTCGGGGCGGGCCAGCGTGCGGTCCGGCGGGGCCTCGGTACCGAACCGCTCGGTCACGTAACGCTTCAGCGCCCGGATGGAGATGGGCTCGTCCACTTTGCCCCGGCGGCAGGCCTCCTGGCAGGGCGCGCTGCACACCCGGCCGCAGACCGAGGCCAAGGGGTTGGGTCCCCGGGCGATCCGATACGCTGTTTCATCCTCACCCGAGGCGATCGCCCGCACATACCCCCGCGCGTCCGTGTGCACGGGGCAGGCCGCCTGGCAGTTGATCAGCTCTTTCCAGTAGCGATCGTCCGGAACAGTGACGCGCAGGCCCATCCAACCCCTCCGCGGATCAGGACGGGTGCTCGTTCCCGGCCGGCTCCGGGCGGTTGACCGGGTGGCCGAGAATGGCCGTGTTGAGAGCCGGTGAATCCACGCAAGCAAGAGTCACTATTCCACGACTTGCCGACTCAGGCAAACTAGAACTTGGTTTGGGGGATAAGAAAATGAAAAACCTTGACCCAGGTCAAAGCGACGGAAGGCGGGGACGGCTCGTCCCCCCGAGGGGGCTAAAGGTTCCCACCCCTCATGACGATAGATCTTTGCAAGTGCACGGGGCCGCTATCGTCGGATCGTCGCCCCTCCCCTTGCCCGCACAACCCCCTTTCGAACGCTACCCCCTGTTCGCCGACCCGGCCCCCGGGCCGGTGTGACGGAAAGGAGAAGGACCATGCAGTGGGAACCCAAGATGGCCACGGGCATCGCCAAGATCGACGCCCAGCACAAGGAGCTGATCCGAAGGATCAACAAGCTGCTGGACGCGATGAAGGAGGGGCAGGGTCGGGAGATGGTGGGGGAGGTGCTGGAGTTTCTGGGGCGGTACGTGGTGGAGCACTTCGCCGACGAAGAGGCCCTGATGAAGAAGTACGGCTACCCCAAGTACCCCGAGCACAAGGCGATCCACGACCGGTTCAAGAAGGAGTTCGAGGCCCTGGCCGCCGAGAACGAGAAGAGGGCGGGGAGCCTGTCGCTCACGCTCCAGGTGCAGAACAAGGTCGTGGACTGGCTGCGCAACCACATCATGAACGTGGACGTGAAGATGGCGGCCCAGTTGAAGGAGAAGGGAGCAGCCTGACCGGTCTGTGCCCCGGGGCCCAATCCGGACGAACGCCGCGTCCCCATGGGGGCGCGGCGTTCGCTCGTCCAAGGGCTTGGGGAAAGGGGCGCCCTTGCGGTGCCCGCGGCCTGTGGTAAGGGATACCGGCGGCCCCGGCCCGGGGCCGGGCAGCAAACGGACCATTCCGGCATCGGAGAGAGGAGCGCGATCATGAAGAGCCTGGGGGCGTTGGCCGCGGCCGTCGTGGTCGCCCTGGCTGCGGCACGGGTGGGGGCTTCGGAGACACCGGTGAGCGACGACACCGAGGCGTGCATCGGATGCCACGAGGAGGTGACCCCCGGCATCGTGGCGGACTGGCGCCGCAGCCGTCACGCCCACACCACGCCCGGGGAGGCGCTGGACCGGCCGAAGCTCGAGCGCAGAGTCTCGGCAGCCTCCGTGCCCGAGGCGCTCCGGACCGTGGTGGTGGGCTGCGCCGAGTGTCACACCCGCAACCCCGACGCCCACCCCGACACCTTCGACCACAACGGGTTCCGGGTGCACATCGTGGTCACCCCGGCCGACTGCGCCACCTGCCACCCCGAGGAGCGCGAGCAGTACGGCCGCAACCTCATGGCCAACGCCCACGACAACCTGATGGGCAACCCGCTGTACGGGGCGTTGGTGGCGGCGGCGGCCGGGCCCACCACGTACGACGGGCAGGGGTTGGTGGTGAGCCCCCCCGACGAGCGGACGCTCGGCGACGCCTGCCTCGCCTGCCACGGAACCCGGGTCACGGTGGACGGTATGGAGACCCGCGACACGGCCATGGGCGAGATGGAGTTCCCCAGGCTCCGGGGCTGGCCCAACCAGGGGGTGGGTCGGATCAACCCCGACGGCACCAAGGGGGCGTGCACCTCGTGTCACACCCGCCACCGGTTCTCGATCGAGGAGGCCCGCGAGCCGGACGCGTGCGAGCAGTGCCACAAGGGGCCGGACGTGCCGGCCTACAAGGTGTACGAGGTCAGCAAGCACAACGCCGTGTATCAGTCGTCCAGGGGCTCGTGGGACCTTGAGGGCGTTCCCTGGGTGGTGGGCCGGGACTTCACCGCTCCCACCTGCGCCACCTGCCACGCGAGCCTCATCGTGAGCCCGGGGGGAGACGTGCTGGCCCCGCGCACCCACGAGATGGCCGACCGGCTGAAGTACCGCCTGTTCGGGCTGCCCTACGCCACGGCCCACCCCCGCTCGGGCGACACCACGGTGATCCGGAACAAGGGGGGGCTCTCCCTCCCGTCGGAGCTGTCCGGGGAGCCGGTGGCCGAGTTCCTGATCGACGGGGCCGAGCAGGCCCGGCGGGAGGCTCGGATGCGCTCGGTGTGCTCGGGGTGCCACAGCGGCCAGTGGATCCGGGGCCACTTCGAGCGGCTGGACCACACGGTCCGGACCACCAACGCGCTGACGCTCGAGGCCACCAAGATCCTTCTGCGGGCCTGGGAGTCCGGGCTGGCCCGGGGGCCCGGCCAGGGCGGGAACCCCTTCGACGAGGCCATCGAGAAGATGTGGGTGGAGCAGTGGCTGTTCTACGCGAACTCCACCCGGTTCGCCTCGGCCATGGCCGGCGCGGACTACGGGGTGTTCGCCAACGGCCGGTGGTACCTGCAGAAGAACCTCGCCCTCATGAAGGACTGGCTGGGGTTCCTGTCGCGGCCCCCGACGGGCCGGTGACCGGGGGTTTGGCCCAGGGGGCGGGTCGCGGTATCATTCGCGGCCGCTTTTTTCCACGAAACGGGAAGGAGAACGCCCCATGCCCCACGTCACCAGGATCAAGGTCCGGGGGTACCACCTGGATCTCTACGGACACGTCAACAACGCCCGGTACCTGGAGTTCCTCGAGGAGGGCCGGTGGAGCTGGGTGGAGGAGCGCGGAGACCTGGCCGGGTTCATGAAGGGGGGGTACGGGTTCTCCGTGGTGAACATCAACATCAACTACCGCCGGCCCGCCTTCCTGGGCGACGAGCTGGAGATCCTCACCTCCCTGAAGGGGCTGGGGAACCGCTCGGGCGTGGTGCGCCAGGTGGTGCGCCTGGCCGGCACCGACACCGTGGTGGCCGAGGCCGACGTGACCTTCGTGGTGGTGTCGGCCCAAACCGGCCGGGCCGTGCCCCTGGATGGGGAGGTGCGGGCCCTCCTGGCGGGGTTGGAGGCGGACCGCAGCGGGGATTCGGCGGAGTCGTAGCCTCCTTGGGCCGTGCCCGGGGGAAAAAGGAAGGGCCCCGAGGGGCCCTTCCTTTCTTGCAGATGGGGTTTCCGGCTTACGGGGGGCCGAGGGTCCACGAGGTGCGTTTCCACGCCATCTCCTCCACGGCCGGCACCTCCATCAGGTCGATCGGCTGCCACCCGTAGGACGAGATCTCCTCGAGGGTGCCGCCCTCCCGGAGGACCTCCCGGACGAAGGCG
This is a stretch of genomic DNA from Deferrisoma camini S3R1. It encodes these proteins:
- a CDS encoding 4Fe-4S dicluster domain-containing protein, coding for MERRQFLKNALSVLVPGVGVTWLSLRPGSPRAARAAWVRPPGALLEAEFLARCIRCQRCADACPNRAIVALGVSAGGGMEGTPAIQPRRQACMLCNRVKGQYLRCTEACPSGALQPVRKDPEEIQQKVAMGKAVLDKGLCYSYNSWTCGACYRACPFPGRAMTLGLWERPEVKAEGCVGCGACERACIRYPQAIRVRPRAA
- a CDS encoding molybdopterin oxidoreductase family protein → MQRRRGPVHFDRREFLKMAAGAGVVCAASKLAPLELIEAAHAAPAKPPAGVRLLQSACPYCGVGCGTLIKVQDGKVVGMVPDKKHPTNRGIQCIKGLNAHEPIYRDRLTKVLVRKDMTDPLRDHVSSTKGRFDDSVFTEMPYEEAEELVAEKIAEIVKAKGGNAVGLNGSGQLTMEAQWIENVLMKGVIGSNSIEANARMCMTSAVTGYFHSYGSDAPPTSYEDIEHADFICFWGHNAREAHPILFWRVADYKKRTGIPTLVADPRKTGTVIGLESIDPRNSYHLQTLNGDISYQNAIAHVLLTRYPQALMPEKWLDENVNGWREYVTGVKERYSPQQVVERQRVFENGRVTVGFIEQVAKEWAAATVKGRQRGRGGVLSFWGIGYNQMLHGQHNTISIINLHLLTGNVGRPGCGTHSQTGQPNAMSERLMGGLTGRLPFNQPLKNEQWRNHIADAWRVPRERLAQTALLQNPGMVIGMMERALKGDLLAMFWMYTTHVHLPDVETLVRPAMTKMFCVVQDIYRHAPNLLYADVVFPAATWGEWAGGTYIQSERRIYVCDGTSNPPPNCRPDMDMAIDKGKALARKLGLDADRIFPYEKKIPLGNGLMAYDPEDVFRDIVAASKGSDADVSGMLEVERQDGVSLYDQLRRLRGVQWPAPTVELARKGGVPRRYLGQEGWAGKPYGAFRHKDGKARMKLCEQDYSRLKEITGQLMRYGYRDLPGAGPFLIDNLAEAKKKGIKNLLVQARDAGLTPELPDLDAYHDRTLALEDHKKKDLYPFWLSLGIVYEHFHTAKTIRGPTTLKLVPEQYVELSPEDAERFGLEDGDRVRVVTRRGSYEARVSVGVESLVRPARTEVPPGLVFSPWNLSVADSADPRKNRWLVNAVSHRAWDPVSGQVDYKKLAARIERV
- a CDS encoding c-type cytochrome, which codes for MGNDRADTSPPKGAFPSSRRWKLALLASSLAALGLMAVAAVRENLGLEWRGYQRAYKEAVLARAADDRARAAAERIRVEVQQVVLPELGRLDRCVTCHAGVDNPSLADADPPLRAHSGDWLKTHPLGRFGCTVCHDGQGRALEKADAHGQTRYWPEPLRTGELVYTNCGRCHHENDLYGVEAIQYVAGVPPRPITTDELDAALPGSASVARGKRLVVEYGCLGCHKYRNRGGSLGPDITHVGDKGPEGFDFSHVQGERTVRQWLFEHFKRPAAVSPNTLMPDLGLTDRQAEDLTNYMLSLREKAAPASYTPPPPRGDGEPLDGKRLYRMFCSACHGRDGQGSTVRDPLLAQAADRPLDLMVPSLNNPDTLAVASDHYLATIVKNGRPGTTMLAWGDAEGGGLLPEEVDRVVAYIRSWQIPGPDRARIAAAKGDPRSGRILFRRNCAACHGRRGEGGIGASLNSPGFLAAASDAFLAATILDGRENTAMPGWRRLTEQEVSDLLAFLRTWQPRRSDRAAVLSLLEAGDPRASERIGRILYRTNCRTCHGLDGMGDLAVSLATQEFLALVGNDYLYTTIVSGRPGTGMPAWRHLSSEDVASIIRFIRSWQTEPSRSVPAGAGRGDPWVGRALYRDNCSKCHGEAAEGGVGPQLNNPVFLASATDGMILEWIRNGKVGTQMLGFARAEQGIGELTDRQMRDIVAYLRTFQDRPRVSVKHSPHGVPQLGEIWYRQSCSQCHGEAGEGASGPALANLSFLRSASDGFLMATMAMGRDGTEMRPVKKGPQSILDLTSDQINDIVAYLRSLEHARPPGDTPHRFVIPWDLARGQRLYEANCAGCHGINGKAEIDEPKLSSWAPALNNEGFLAAATDGFLQATIVKGRAGTAMRPFGRGFNGLVDLTMDEIDDLVAYIRHWSRAAPSPMTLPAERSVLAAAPAR